A genomic stretch from Halobellus sp. LT62 includes:
- a CDS encoding AI-2E family transporter — MSLNRRYALGGVFVLVGVATAVLLASVLGTVFFAVTVAYLLWPVRKGLVSRGLSRRLASGGATAGAFVMTLLIFVPLAVVAYLRFDSFVALLELLPETLEFAAFGFEYSITLESLTALLVTIVEQAARRAATTAPVLLVKATLFVFLVYSLLFYGEDAQRAVIALVPSGYRDAAVALNRRARETLFAIYVLQAATALGTFVLALPVFYALGYDAVVTLSTVAAVLQFIPILGPSVLLAGLAAYHVAVGELVRAALVFLVGGFVIALLPDILVRPRLARETADIPGSLYFVGFFGGVLTLGPIGIVAGPLVVGLFVESAALLSAELNHSNLSPADVADDGDDDSAAADDSGALPDDSESAGGADRDEADTGDSS; from the coding sequence GTGTCGCTCAATCGACGGTATGCGCTCGGTGGCGTGTTCGTCCTCGTCGGCGTCGCGACCGCAGTGCTCTTGGCGTCCGTTCTCGGCACCGTGTTCTTCGCCGTGACGGTCGCGTACCTGCTCTGGCCGGTTCGAAAGGGCCTCGTCTCGCGCGGACTGTCTCGACGCCTCGCGAGTGGTGGAGCGACGGCTGGAGCGTTCGTGATGACGCTCCTGATTTTCGTCCCGCTCGCCGTCGTCGCCTATCTCCGGTTCGATTCCTTCGTCGCCCTGCTTGAGTTGCTCCCCGAGACGCTCGAATTCGCCGCCTTCGGATTCGAGTATTCGATCACGCTCGAATCGCTCACCGCACTGTTGGTGACGATCGTCGAGCAAGCGGCCAGACGCGCTGCGACCACCGCGCCCGTCCTCCTCGTGAAGGCGACGCTCTTCGTCTTTCTGGTCTACTCGCTGCTCTTCTACGGCGAGGACGCCCAGCGCGCCGTCATCGCGCTCGTTCCATCCGGATACCGCGACGCCGCAGTGGCCCTGAACCGCCGCGCCCGCGAGACGCTCTTCGCGATCTACGTCCTGCAGGCGGCCACCGCCCTCGGGACGTTCGTCCTCGCGCTGCCGGTGTTCTACGCGCTCGGCTACGACGCGGTGGTGACGCTGTCGACGGTCGCCGCAGTGTTGCAGTTCATCCCGATTCTCGGACCGAGCGTCCTTTTGGCGGGACTCGCGGCCTATCACGTCGCGGTCGGCGAACTCGTCCGCGCCGCGCTCGTCTTCCTCGTCGGCGGCTTCGTTATCGCGCTCCTGCCCGACATCCTCGTTCGACCGCGACTCGCCCGCGAGACGGCCGACATCCCGGGCAGCCTCTACTTCGTCGGATTCTTCGGCGGCGTGCTCACGCTCGGGCCGATCGGGATCGTCGCCGGACCACTCGTAGTCGGCCTGTTCGTCGAGTCCGCCGCGCTGCTGTCGGCGGAGCTGAACCACTCGAATCTGTCGCCCGCTGACGTCGCTGACGACGGTGATGATGATTCGGCGGCGGCTGACGACTCCGGCGCTCTCCCCGACGACTCCGAGAGCGCCGGGGGTGCTGACCGCGATGAAGCGGACACCGGAGACAGTTCCTAG
- a CDS encoding DEAD/DEAH box helicase yields MAATDDPAYVDHPLLSPGFIERRLYQVRLAGTARAAHTLVCLPTGLGKTTVSLLVTADRLHEVGGKALFLAPTKPLVQQHADFYREALSIPEEEIVVFTGEIRPDDRAEAWDEARIVVATPQVVENDLVGSRISLSEVTHLTFDECHRASGDYAYVYIAERYHADAEKPLVTGMSASPGGDKEAILEVCENLGIGEVEVMTEEDADVDEYTHDTSVEWERIQLPDEILQIRDALNEVIKDRLQKLKSLGVTNTTQPDISQKQLNRMRGKLQELMDADKSDGYKGMSTHAEVMKLRRAVELVETQSVESVRRYFERQRNAARSSGASKASQRLVAEPKVREAMRLAESFDGTHPKFSRARILLAQTLGIEGGERVIVFTESRDTAEALTEFLSASFEVRKFVGQGDKESSEGMTQKEQQETLDAFRNGKFEVLVSTSVAEEGLDVPEVDLVLFFEPVPTAIRSIQRKGRTGRQAEGSVVVLLAEDTRDEAFFWISRRREKEMESELRDLKSVAGDIEAELDPEQRGLAAYEDGEGGDDGGEGADGGGEGADGGNEVADDESDAARVGSDESDKVGEAASSTSAERAESDAPATNGQAGLTDFGPTDEEIERAHAEDSGEKANDGDDEDGETSGATADADEDGEKGVVATAGTQDDEATEIVVDQRELDASIAKDLSKRDGVRTRLETLAVGDYVLSDRVAVERKSVADFLDTLLGDDRSIFEQIGDLARAYARPVLIVEGEGLYEERNVHPGAIRGALASLAVDFDVSVLQTRDADDTAELLLTIAEREQTERDRAVSVHGEKSAKTLAEQQEYVVSSIADIGPVTAQSLLQEFGTVEGVMTAREDDLREVSGIGKVTAERIREVVGSEYE; encoded by the coding sequence ATGGCGGCTACCGACGACCCCGCGTACGTGGACCATCCGCTCTTGAGCCCCGGGTTCATCGAACGGCGGCTCTACCAGGTCCGACTCGCGGGGACGGCCCGGGCGGCGCACACGCTCGTCTGCCTCCCGACCGGGTTGGGAAAGACGACCGTGAGCCTGCTCGTGACGGCCGATCGGCTGCACGAGGTGGGCGGAAAGGCGCTGTTTCTCGCGCCGACGAAACCGCTCGTCCAGCAGCACGCCGACTTCTACCGGGAGGCGCTTTCGATCCCCGAGGAGGAGATCGTCGTCTTCACCGGCGAGATCCGGCCGGACGATAGAGCGGAAGCGTGGGACGAGGCCCGAATCGTCGTCGCGACGCCGCAGGTCGTCGAGAACGACCTCGTCGGCTCGCGGATCTCGCTGTCGGAGGTCACTCACCTCACCTTCGACGAGTGTCACCGCGCGAGCGGCGACTACGCCTACGTCTACATCGCCGAGCGCTACCACGCCGACGCCGAGAAACCGCTCGTGACTGGGATGAGTGCCTCTCCCGGCGGCGATAAGGAGGCGATCCTCGAAGTGTGCGAGAACCTCGGGATCGGCGAGGTCGAGGTGATGACAGAAGAGGACGCCGACGTCGACGAGTACACCCACGACACCTCCGTCGAATGGGAGCGCATCCAGTTGCCCGACGAAATCCTGCAGATCCGCGACGCGCTCAACGAGGTGATCAAAGACCGCCTCCAGAAATTGAAGTCTCTCGGCGTGACGAACACGACCCAACCCGACATCTCTCAGAAGCAGCTGAACCGGATGCGCGGGAAGCTCCAAGAGCTGATGGACGCCGACAAATCGGACGGCTACAAGGGGATGTCGACGCACGCGGAGGTGATGAAGCTCCGGCGGGCGGTCGAGCTCGTCGAGACGCAGTCCGTCGAGTCCGTCCGGCGCTACTTCGAGCGCCAGCGCAACGCCGCGCGCTCCTCGGGCGCGTCGAAGGCGAGCCAGCGGCTCGTCGCCGAGCCGAAGGTCAGAGAGGCGATGCGGTTAGCGGAGAGCTTCGACGGCACGCACCCGAAGTTCTCCCGCGCGCGAATCCTGCTCGCACAGACGCTCGGGATCGAGGGCGGCGAGCGCGTCATCGTCTTCACCGAGTCGCGCGACACCGCCGAAGCGCTGACCGAATTCCTCTCGGCGTCGTTCGAGGTCCGCAAATTCGTCGGCCAAGGCGACAAGGAGAGCTCCGAGGGGATGACCCAGAAGGAGCAACAGGAGACGCTCGACGCCTTCCGAAACGGGAAGTTCGAGGTACTCGTTTCCACGTCAGTCGCCGAGGAAGGGCTGGACGTCCCCGAGGTCGACCTCGTGCTCTTCTTCGAGCCCGTGCCGACCGCGATCCGCTCGATCCAACGGAAGGGGCGGACCGGCCGACAGGCGGAGGGCAGCGTCGTGGTCCTGCTCGCCGAAGACACCCGCGACGAGGCGTTCTTCTGGATCTCGCGGCGACGCGAGAAAGAGATGGAGTCGGAGCTTCGGGATTTGAAGAGCGTCGCCGGCGACATCGAAGCGGAATTGGACCCCGAACAGCGGGGGTTGGCGGCGTACGAAGATGGCGAAGGCGGGGACGACGGCGGCGAAGGTGCAGATGGTGGCGGCGAAGGTGCGGACGGTGGCAACGAGGTCGCGGACGACGAAAGCGACGCTGCCCGCGTCGGCAGCGACGAATCCGACAAGGTCGGCGAGGCCGCGAGCTCGACGTCCGCGGAACGCGCCGAAAGCGACGCACCGGCGACGAACGGGCAGGCGGGGCTCACCGACTTCGGGCCGACCGACGAGGAGATCGAGCGCGCGCACGCCGAGGACAGCGGTGAGAAAGCGAACGACGGCGACGACGAGGACGGAGAGACCAGTGGCGCGACGGCGGACGCGGATGAAGACGGCGAGAAGGGAGTCGTCGCCACCGCCGGAACGCAGGATGACGAAGCGACCGAAATCGTCGTCGACCAGCGCGAACTCGACGCCTCGATCGCGAAGGACCTCTCGAAGCGCGATGGCGTCCGAACGCGGCTCGAAACGCTGGCCGTCGGCGATTACGTCCTCTCGGACCGCGTCGCCGTCGAGCGGAAGTCGGTCGCGGACTTCCTCGACACGCTGCTTGGCGACGACCGGTCGATCTTCGAGCAGATCGGCGACCTCGCCCGGGCGTACGCCCGCCCGGTGTTGATCGTCGAGGGGGAGGGGCTCTACGAGGAGCGGAACGTCCACCCCGGCGCGATTCGAGGGGCGCTCGCGTCGCTGGCGGTCGACTTCGACGTGAGCGTCCTACAGACGCGCGACGCCGACGACACCGCAGAACTACTGCTCACGATCGCCGAGCGCGAGCAGACCGAACGCGATCGGGCCGTGAGCGTCCACGGCGAGAAGAGCGCGAAGACGCTCGCCGAACAGCAGGAGTACGTCGTCTCCTCGATCGCGGACATCGGTCCCGTCACCGCCCAGTCCCTCCTGCAGGAGTTCGGAACCGTCGAGGGCGTGATGACCGCGCGCGAGGACGACCTCCGCGAGGTCAGCGGGATCGGGAAAGTGACCGCCGAGCGGATCCGCGAGGTCGTCGGCAGCGAGTACGAGTGA
- a CDS encoding ferredoxin yields MKIRYDRETCIGMFQCVDEWDAFEKNLDDGKADLAESTEVEDDIFELEVPEGAELDAEFAARACPVDAIELYDDDGEQVV; encoded by the coding sequence ATGAAGATCCGCTACGACAGGGAGACCTGCATCGGGATGTTCCAGTGTGTCGACGAGTGGGACGCGTTCGAGAAGAACCTCGACGACGGCAAGGCCGATCTCGCGGAGTCGACCGAGGTCGAAGACGACATATTCGAGCTCGAGGTCCCCGAGGGCGCGGAGCTGGACGCCGAGTTCGCCGCGCGGGCGTGCCCCGTAGACGCGATCGAACTGTACGACGACGACGGCGAACAGGTCGTGTGA
- a CDS encoding DEAD/DEAH box helicase → MRPEEVPELPEEVAAHLRDEGIEELYPPQAAAVDAGVSRGESVVASVPTASGKTLVAELAMLSSVARGGKALYIVPLRALASEKKTEFERWEQYGFDVGVSTGNYESDGEWLASRDIIVATSEKVDSLVRNGAAWIDDLSCVVADEVHLVDDSHRGPTLEVTLGKLRTLNPGLQVVALSATVGNADVVADWLDAELVQSDWRPIDLRMGVHYGNAVSFDDGSQREVPVKSGGRPTAALVDDALAGDSGAQTDLSDADSTSVTDDIDSDSDTDNDATDDTDGVDTDIVDSDINADSGDTDAVASDDTDQGSSLVFVNSRRNAEASAKRLRDVVEPHLTEDERGRLAELAAEIRGVSDTETSDTLANCVAKGSAFHHAGLASEHRSLVEDAFRDRLIKCISATPTLAAGVNTPSRRVIVRDWRRYDGEFGGMKPLDVLEVHQMMGRAGRPGLDPYGEAVLLAKNSETRDELFERYIWADPEPVRSKLAAEPALRTHVLATVASGFAHTRGELLEFLGQTLYATQTDESGRLERVTEDVLAYLERNEFIERDDDSLTATSVGHTVSRLYLDPMTAAEIIDGLEWGAEHRTEMVRALAGEGDAESSPTDASASESDDADSQDVGFQRASELASADGEASTDGEASTDSEASTDSEASTDSETSTADDDSLPDDAPTYPTALGLFHLVSRTPDMYQLYLKSGDRETYTEICYEREAELLGRTPSEYEDVRFEEWLSALKTARLLEDWADEVNEDRITERYGVGPGDVRGKVETAEWLLNAAERLAGELDLSAVPIREAKKRVEYGVRDELLDLAGIRGVGRKRARRLFEAGIETRADLREADKSVVLRALRGRRKTAEGILENVGRRDPSMEDVSKAGIGSDGSATESDGRTETSPATRPDGDPEEQASLGDFG, encoded by the coding sequence ATGCGACCGGAGGAGGTACCCGAACTGCCCGAGGAGGTGGCCGCCCACCTGCGAGACGAGGGTATCGAGGAGCTCTATCCCCCACAGGCGGCGGCCGTCGACGCGGGCGTCAGCCGCGGCGAGAGCGTCGTCGCGTCGGTGCCGACGGCCTCCGGAAAGACGCTCGTCGCGGAGCTGGCGATGCTGTCGAGCGTGGCCCGGGGAGGTAAGGCGCTCTACATCGTCCCGCTCCGGGCGCTCGCCTCCGAGAAGAAGACCGAGTTCGAGCGCTGGGAGCAGTACGGCTTCGACGTCGGCGTCTCGACGGGCAACTACGAGTCGGACGGCGAGTGGCTGGCCTCACGCGACATCATCGTCGCCACCTCCGAGAAGGTCGACTCCCTCGTCAGAAACGGCGCGGCGTGGATCGACGACCTGAGCTGCGTCGTCGCCGACGAGGTTCACCTCGTTGACGACAGCCACCGCGGTCCCACGCTCGAAGTCACACTCGGGAAGCTGCGGACGCTCAACCCCGGTCTGCAGGTCGTCGCGCTCTCGGCGACCGTCGGGAACGCCGACGTCGTCGCCGACTGGCTCGACGCCGAGCTCGTCCAGTCCGACTGGCGGCCGATCGACCTCCGGATGGGCGTCCACTACGGTAACGCGGTCAGCTTCGACGACGGCAGCCAGCGCGAGGTCCCGGTGAAATCGGGCGGGCGACCGACCGCCGCGCTCGTCGACGACGCGCTCGCCGGCGACTCCGGCGCGCAAACCGACCTCTCCGACGCGGATTCCACCAGTGTCACCGACGACATAGATAGCGACTCCGACACAGACAACGACGCCACTGACGACACAGACGGCGTCGACACCGACATCGTCGACAGCGATATCAACGCGGACAGCGGCGACACCGACGCCGTCGCCAGCGACGACACCGACCAGGGCTCTTCGCTCGTCTTCGTGAACTCCCGGCGGAACGCCGAGGCGTCGGCCAAGCGGCTCCGCGACGTCGTCGAGCCCCACCTCACAGAGGACGAGCGCGGACGACTCGCCGAGTTGGCCGCGGAAATCAGAGGCGTCTCCGACACCGAGACCAGCGACACGCTGGCGAACTGCGTCGCGAAGGGTTCGGCGTTCCACCACGCGGGGCTCGCTTCCGAACACCGCTCGCTCGTCGAGGACGCGTTCCGCGACCGCCTCATCAAGTGTATCTCGGCGACGCCGACGCTCGCCGCGGGAGTCAACACGCCCAGCCGACGCGTCATTGTCCGCGACTGGCGGCGCTACGACGGCGAGTTCGGCGGGATGAAACCGCTCGACGTGCTCGAAGTCCACCAGATGATGGGCCGGGCGGGTCGTCCCGGCCTCGATCCCTACGGCGAGGCCGTCCTCTTGGCGAAGAACTCCGAGACGCGCGACGAACTCTTCGAGCGCTACATCTGGGCCGATCCCGAACCGGTCCGCTCGAAACTGGCGGCCGAACCGGCACTTCGGACGCACGTGCTCGCGACGGTCGCCTCCGGCTTCGCCCACACCCGCGGGGAACTGCTGGAGTTCCTCGGACAGACCCTGTATGCGACACAGACCGACGAGTCGGGGCGGCTCGAACGCGTCACCGAGGACGTGCTCGCGTACTTGGAGCGCAACGAGTTCATCGAGCGCGACGACGACTCGCTCACGGCGACGAGCGTCGGCCACACCGTCTCGCGGCTCTACCTCGACCCGATGACCGCCGCGGAGATCATCGACGGGCTGGAGTGGGGCGCGGAGCACCGCACGGAGATGGTTCGCGCACTCGCGGGCGAGGGGGATGCGGAGTCGTCCCCGACGGATGCTTCCGCGTCGGAATCCGACGACGCGGACTCGCAGGACGTCGGGTTCCAGCGCGCCAGCGAGTTGGCTTCGGCGGACGGCGAGGCGTCGACGGACGGCGAGGCGTCGACGGACTCCGAGGCGTCGACGGACTCCGAGGCGTCGACGGACTCCGAGACGTCGACGGCGGACGACGACTCTCTCCCCGACGACGCCCCGACGTACCCGACGGCGCTCGGCCTCTTCCACCTCGTCTCTCGGACGCCGGATATGTATCAATTGTACCTCAAATCCGGCGACCGCGAGACGTACACGGAAATCTGCTACGAGCGCGAGGCGGAACTGCTCGGTCGCACGCCGTCGGAGTACGAGGACGTCCGCTTCGAGGAGTGGCTCTCCGCGCTGAAGACCGCGCGGCTGCTCGAAGACTGGGCCGACGAGGTGAACGAGGACCGGATCACTGAGCGCTACGGCGTCGGCCCCGGCGACGTCCGCGGGAAGGTCGAGACCGCCGAGTGGCTACTCAACGCGGCCGAACGCCTCGCGGGCGAACTCGACCTCTCGGCGGTGCCGATCCGCGAGGCGAAAAAGCGCGTCGAGTACGGCGTCCGCGACGAACTGTTGGATCTCGCGGGGATCCGCGGCGTCGGTCGGAAGCGCGCCAGACGGCTCTTCGAGGCCGGAATCGAGACCCGTGCGGATCTCCGTGAGGCCGACAAGTCGGTCGTCCTGCGCGCGCTGCGGGGACGCCGAAAGACCGCCGAGGGGATCCTCGAAAACGTCGGGCGGCGGGACCCCTCGATGGAGGACGTCTCGAAGGCGGGCATTGGTTCGGACGGATCGGCGACGGAATCCGACGGTCGAACCGAAACGTCGCCGGCGACGCGCCCCGACGGCGACCCCGAGGAACAGGCCAGTCTGGGTGATTTCGGATGA
- the cgi121 gene encoding KEOPS complex subunit Cgi121, with protein MSADALPLFVEGTVDVDDVDAFVDALDDVSTETGATVQAFDARYIVSERHLRRAVELADRAFERGENVARDRGVEILLYAAGRRQITAALELGVSPGPNRAVILVDGGDTTAAADAVRDRILDGVEPTLGEYDPDRVRAYYDVDDAELAVVDGDLESLVLERVALLVVEK; from the coding sequence ATGAGCGCGGACGCGTTGCCGCTGTTCGTCGAGGGAACGGTCGATGTCGATGACGTCGACGCCTTCGTCGACGCACTCGACGACGTCTCGACGGAAACGGGTGCGACCGTCCAAGCGTTCGACGCCCGCTACATCGTCAGCGAGCGCCACCTCCGCCGCGCCGTCGAACTGGCCGATCGGGCCTTCGAACGCGGCGAGAACGTCGCCCGCGATCGGGGCGTCGAGATCCTTCTCTACGCCGCCGGGCGCAGGCAGATCACCGCCGCGCTCGAACTCGGCGTCTCTCCCGGACCGAATCGCGCGGTCATCCTCGTTGACGGCGGCGACACCACCGCCGCGGCCGACGCCGTGCGGGATCGCATCCTCGACGGCGTCGAGCCGACACTCGGCGAATACGATCCCGACCGCGTGAGGGCGTACTACGATGTCGACGACGCCGAACTCGCGGTCGTCGACGGTGACCTCGAATCGCTGGTGCTCGAACGGGTCGCGCTGCTCGTCGTCGAGAAGTAG
- a CDS encoding nitrite/sulfite reductase gives MPHKKESWKEECYGDEVREALLEFADEGWESIPEDEREEWFARFKFWGIFHQRSGQESYFMMRLTNCGGVLDPEQLRAIGEVAAEYATGPATNPEFGDAWIDLTTRQSIQLHWLKLEDIPEIWEKLESVGVSSRSAGGDTMRNISGCPVAGKAEEYIESRPILDEIETEIRGDDALSNMPRKFNISVSGCKQGCAQDVINDIGLEPAHKFVDGVEGTSTSGRTQSGNGGEVEGFNVRVGGGLGGREPRPARPLDLFVRPEHAVETVRAFVEYYHEEGNRQNRSKNRARFFVDEVGTEAIREELDERLDFEFETAGTDFRGEYTYNAGRPVDRGPHDHVGVYEQADGRNYVGLSVPVGRLPAADALTLADLADAYGSGEIRLSRRQNPLVMDVADEDLEDLLAEPLLERYRPEPNPFEQGAMACTGTEFCSIALTETKARMARLVRWLGDNVDVPDDVERIKLHYSGCTADCGQAMTADIGFQGMRARKDGEMVEALDVGVGGGIGAEPSFIEWVRQRVPADEIPGLVQNLLEAYAALREPGQTFRQWVDATGHETIVELAEPEEVDGYEDLCLTDAKQSWYPFDEGAGPAPTDSDGRPLEADD, from the coding sequence ATGCCACACAAAAAAGAATCTTGGAAGGAGGAATGCTACGGTGACGAGGTTCGCGAGGCACTGCTCGAATTCGCCGACGAGGGATGGGAGTCGATCCCCGAAGACGAACGCGAGGAGTGGTTCGCCCGGTTCAAGTTCTGGGGAATCTTCCACCAGCGGTCGGGACAGGAGTCGTACTTTATGATGCGGCTCACCAACTGCGGCGGCGTACTCGACCCCGAGCAGCTGCGAGCGATCGGGGAGGTCGCCGCGGAGTACGCGACGGGCCCGGCGACCAATCCGGAGTTCGGCGACGCGTGGATCGATCTCACCACCCGACAGTCGATTCAACTCCACTGGCTCAAGCTGGAGGACATCCCCGAGATCTGGGAGAAACTGGAGTCGGTCGGCGTCTCCTCGCGCTCTGCGGGCGGCGACACGATGCGGAACATCTCCGGCTGTCCGGTCGCCGGGAAGGCCGAAGAGTACATCGAGAGCCGGCCGATCCTCGACGAGATCGAGACGGAGATTCGCGGCGATGACGCGCTCTCGAATATGCCGCGGAAGTTCAACATCTCCGTCTCCGGCTGCAAACAGGGCTGCGCGCAGGACGTCATCAACGACATCGGCCTCGAACCGGCACACAAGTTCGTCGACGGGGTCGAGGGGACCTCGACGAGCGGCCGGACGCAGTCCGGCAACGGCGGAGAAGTCGAGGGGTTCAACGTCCGCGTCGGCGGCGGACTCGGCGGCCGCGAACCCCGCCCGGCCCGACCGTTGGACCTCTTCGTCCGCCCCGAGCACGCCGTCGAGACGGTCCGCGCGTTCGTCGAGTACTACCACGAGGAGGGGAACCGCCAGAACCGCTCGAAGAACCGCGCGCGCTTCTTCGTCGACGAGGTCGGCACGGAGGCCATCCGCGAGGAACTCGACGAGCGGCTCGACTTCGAGTTCGAGACGGCCGGGACCGACTTCCGCGGCGAGTACACCTACAACGCCGGGCGACCCGTCGACCGCGGCCCGCACGACCACGTCGGCGTCTACGAGCAGGCCGACGGCCGGAACTACGTCGGCCTGTCGGTACCGGTCGGACGGCTTCCCGCCGCTGACGCGCTCACCCTTGCCGACCTCGCAGACGCCTACGGTTCGGGCGAGATCCGACTGAGTCGCCGGCAGAACCCGCTCGTGATGGACGTCGCCGACGAGGACCTCGAGGATCTCCTCGCGGAGCCGCTCTTGGAGCGCTACAGACCCGAACCGAACCCGTTCGAGCAGGGCGCGATGGCCTGTACGGGCACGGAGTTCTGTTCGATCGCCCTCACCGAGACGAAAGCCCGGATGGCGCGGCTCGTCCGCTGGCTCGGCGACAACGTCGACGTCCCCGACGACGTCGAGCGGATCAAGCTCCATTACTCGGGATGTACCGCCGACTGCGGACAGGCGATGACCGCCGATATCGGCTTCCAAGGGATGCGCGCGCGGAAGGACGGCGAGATGGTCGAAGCCCTCGACGTCGGCGTCGGGGGTGGTATCGGCGCGGAGCCGTCGTTCATCGAGTGGGTCCGCCAACGGGTGCCCGCCGACGAGATTCCGGGGTTGGTTCAGAACCTCCTCGAGGCGTACGCGGCGCTCCGCGAACCCGGGCAGACGTTCCGCCAGTGGGTCGACGCGACCGGCCACGAGACGATCGTCGAACTCGCCGAGCCCGAAGAGGTCGACGGCTACGAGGACCTCTGTCTCACCGACGCCAAGCAGTCGTGGTACCCGTTCGACGAGGGGGCCGGCCCGGCACCGACCGACTCGGACGGGCGACCGCTGGAGGCGGACGATTGA